The Novosphingobium resinovorum nucleotide sequence ACGCCGGTGGTGCGCAAACGCTGGCCGTCCGGGATGGTGGCGTTGAAGTCAAAGTAGATTCCGCTGGCGGTGGCGTAGGACGCCTCGATCTCGAAGCCGTCGAGATAGACCTCGCGCACGCCCGAGTAGGCGGTGTTGTCAGTCAGCTCGGTGTCGTAGTAGTTGACCTTGATCGCAAGGTGATCGCCCTTGCCGAGCAGATCGGTGCGATCGAACGAGCCGCCCGCTTCCCAGGTGCGGCTCTTTTCCGGCTGGTTCATGTACGTGGCGTTGTCGAGGTCGTCGATGATCGGCAGGTTGCGCGTGCGCGCCCAGCTGCCGAACGCAGCCAGACCGAACGGCAGCTCGTAGCGGGCGGAGACGCCGCCCATCCACGCCGTATTGTTGTAGGATACGGGCGTGCCGGTGCGGTTGGATTTGACGTTCGAGGTCTCCCAGCGGATCGCCGGGCTCAGCGTGAAGCCCTTGAACAGGCCGATCTCGTCCACCGCGAAGGCGGCCATGCGGTTGTCGGTGCCGCCCGGCGCGCTGCTGGCGTCGGCGCGCTTCTTGTGGATGTACTCGACGCCGAAGTGCAGGTTGTGATGGATCGGCCCGGTCGAGAACAGCGCAGCGTTCTTGAGCGTGATCTTCGAGGTCTCGTAGCGGTGGTCGGCATTGAGCACCGGCGAGATCGCGACGCCCACGGCGCTCTGGTCGATCTCCTGATTGGCGTACGTGTACAGCAGCTGGAGATTGACCGCGTCGTTGTCGACCGGCTTGTAGGCGTAGGACACCGTCAGCACCTGGCTCTTGGTGTCGCGGTCGACGTTGCCGAACACGCCCGCCGTAGTGCCGAAGCTGTCGTAGGGGACGTCCCGGTCGCTGGTGGTGGTCTGGTTGAAGCTGGCGGCGATGGTATGGGCGTTGTCGGCGCCGAAGTGGAATGCGCCTTTCACCAGGAAGCTGGGCAGCTTGAAGCTGCTGTTGCCGATGTCGTCGCCGTGGCCGTCCTGCTGCGTGCTCTGGGTGCGCCAGGTGTAGTTCGCGAGGAACTCGAACTGCTCGGTCGGCATTGCCGCAACGGTGGTGGAGGTCGCGAAGCCGTTGCCGTTGGTCTGGCCCGAGACGGTCTGACTGGCGGTGATGCCGGTCTTGCCGTGGAGGACGGTGGCCGCATCGTTGGTTTCCAGCAGGACGACACCGCCGATGATCCCCGAGCCCCACTCGAAGCTGCCCACGGTGCCGCGGATCACCTGCGCGTGCTTGTAGAGCAGCGGGTCGGTGAACAGCTGCGTGCCGACGCGATAGATTTCTTCCGAGCCCGTGGTGGCGCCGTCGACGACGAAAGCGACCTTCTGGTCGGTGCCATAGGTGCCGTTGGCGCCGAAGCCGCGGATGTTGATGCCCGAGCCGATCGGGGTCGATCCGTTGATGAGCGTGACGCCCGGCACGGAGTCCAGCAGTTCGGCGATGGTGGAGGCCTGTCGGTCCTCGATCTCCTTGCGGTCGATCACGGTGATCGGCGTCGCGGTGTCGGTCTGGATGGCGCGGGTGCTCTCGCCGATGTCGATGGTGCCGAGGAATTCACCGGCCTGCGTGTTCTTGTCGGTGGCGGCAGCGTCCTGCGCATGGGCCGGAGCGGCGACGAAGAAGGCAATGGCGGACACCCCGCCAAGCGCGCGGGCGGCAAAACTACGAAGCATAATTGTTTCCCCTTCGCTAATGCGAATCGTATGCATTAGCAGAAAGGGCAATTGCGCAGCTTGACTGTTACGTAAAGGACTTTTTTCGAATTTCGTCCGGCGGACCTCGAAAGATCGCGAATGACATGACGAAACCGCCCCGGAAGCGGCATGCTTCCGGGGCGGTTCGTAACAACTGCCAACTTCTCGCCGACGTGCGGCGAGAGATGGTCAGAACGGGATATCGTCGTCGAGGTCGTCGCCGAAGCCGCCGCCGGAACCGCCGGACGAGCCGCCCGAGGAACCGCCAGTGCGGCCCCATTCGCTGCCGCCCGAAGAACCACCGGAGGAACCGCCGCCCCATTCGTCACCGCCGCGCGATGCTCCGCCCGAGCGCTGGCCGCCGCCGAAGCCGCCGCCCGAGGAACCACCCTCGCTCCAGCCGCCCCCGCCGCTGCGCTGACCACCGCTGCCGCCGCCCGGCGCACCGTCGAGCATGGTCAGCACGCCGCCGACGCCGCCGACCGAGACTTCGGTGGTGTAACGGTCATTGCCGTTCTGGTCCTGCCACTTGCGGGTGCGCAGCTGGCCTTCGATGTAGACCTTCGAGCCCTTGCGCAGGAACCGCTCGGCGACGCCGACGAGGCCGTCGGACTGGAGTACGACCGAGTGCCATTCGGTACGCTCCTTGCGCTCGCCGGTGGCGCGGTCCTTCCAGCTTTCGGAGGTCGCGATGCGCAGATTGGCGATGCGGCCGCCGTTCTGGAACGACTTGACCTCGGGGTCGGCCCCGAGGTTGCCGACGATGATGACCTTGTTGACGCTGCCTGCCATGCGGGAATCGCTTTCCTTCGAAATCTGGCGGATGGGTTAGCCCAAGCCGGGGCACCGATGCGAGTCCGGCAGGCCGCCTTTTCTACAATTGTAATGTTCCGGAGAGTGCCCACCCCGTTCGGCTAGGCGATAAATCGCCAAGCCTGCCGACCCTCCCGCAAGCGGGAGGGTAAGGCCTATTTTTCTCCCCTCCCGGTTGCGGGAGGGGCCGGGGGTGGGCCTTGAAACGCTACAGCCCCGCCGCCACCGCGACCCAGTACGTCGCGCCCGCCGCGATGTAGGCGAGGCCGAACAGGTAGGCGAGCATGAACGTCGGCCACTTCCAGCCGTTGGTCTCGCGCCGGGTCACCGCGATCGTCGACATGCACTGCGGCGCGAACACGAACCATGCCAGAAACGCCAGCGCCATCGGCAAGGTCCAGCGCCGCTTGAGCTGGTCCCCGAGTTCGAGCGCCTGCTCGTCCTCGTTGTCGCCCGCATCGACCGCGTACGTCGTCGCCAGCGAGGACACCGCTACTTCGCGCGCGGCCATCGCCGGGATCAGCGCGAGCGCCATGTCGCGGTTGAAACCGATCGGCTCGACCACGAAGGCGAGGCCGTTCGCCACCTTGCCCGCGATCGAGGCATCGACCTGGCTCTCGCCCGGGCCGGCCTTCGGGAAGTTGAGCATGACCCACAGCACGACCGTGACCATGAAGATGATCGTGCCCGCGCGGCGCAGGAAGATCCACGCGCGCTGCCACAGGCCGATCGCCATGTCCTTGAGGCGCGGCATCTGGTACTTGGGCAGCTCCATGATAAAGCCCGAAGCGGCGCCCTTGGTCATCGAGCTGCGCAGCGCCAGCGCCACCGCCATGGCCCCGACCACGCCCACGACATAGAGCGTGAACAGCACCAGCCCCTGCAGGCCGATCCCGCCCCACACGCTGGTATGCGGGATAAACGCGGCGATGATCACCGCATAGACCGGCAGGCGCGCCGAGCAGGTCATCAGCGGCGCGATCAGGATCGTGGTCAACCGATCCTTGGGGTCGGTGATCGAGCGCGTCGCCATGATGCCCGGAATGGCGCAGGCGAAGCTGGAGAGCAGCGGGATGAAGCTGCGGCCGGACAGGCCCACGCTCGCCATCATGCGGTCCATCAGGAACGCGGCGCGGGCCATGTAGCCCGATGCCTCCATGGCGAGGATGAAGGCGAAGAGGATGACGATCTGCGGCAGGAACACGATCACCGAGCCGACGCCCGCGATCACGCCGTCCGTCAGCAGGTCGCGCAGCAGGCTTGGCGGAAGCGCGGCCTTGACGCCGTCGTGCAGCGCACTGACGCCCGCATCCAGCGCATCGGCGAACGGAGTCGCCCAGGCGAACACCGCCTGGAACACCACGAAGAGGATCGCCAGCAGGATCACCGGGCCGACCCACGGGTTCAGCAGCAGTTGGTCGAGCTTGGCGTGAAGACGGTGGCGCTTGGATTCCGAAAGGATCGCCGCATCCGCCATGGCATGCGCGGCGACGCGGCGTTCGGTCTGTCCGAGGGCGGTCAGGCCCGGCCCCGGATGACGCTCGCCCGCGTTCGCGATCGCCTCGCCCAGTTCGGCAAGGCCGCGGCGGCGCACCGCGACGGTCGGGATCACCGGCACGCCCAGTTCCTCGGCCAGCACGGCGGCGTCGAGGACGAGACCGTCACGCTCCGCCAGATCGACCATGTTGAGCGCGACGACGGTGGGCTTGCCCAGCGCCAGCAGTTCCTGCGCGAAGACGAGATGCTGCTCTAGGTTCGATGCGTCGAGCACCACCACCAGCACGTCGGGCGCGGCCTCGCCGGGGAAGTGCCCGGCGATGACCTTGGCGGTCACTTCCTCGTCCGGGCTGGTCGGGTCGAGGCCGTAGGCGCCGGGAAGGTCGGTCATCTCCACCGGCTCGCCGGTCGGCAGGACGAAGCGGCCCGACTTTCGTTCCACGGTAACGCCGGGATAATTGGCGATCTTCTGGCGCGCGCCGGTCAGCGCATTGAATAGCGCGCTCTTGCCCGCATTGGGGTTGCCGACGAGCGCGACCTTGCGTTGACGGCTCACAGTTCCTCGACCTCCATCGCGGCGGCATGGGCGCGGCGCACGGCCACGGTCATGCGGCCCACGGTAATGGCGATGGGGTCGCGCCCGCCCAGGATGCCGCGATGCGACACCGCAATCCTGGCGCCCTCCTCCAAGCCCAGGGCACGGAGCCGCCGCGCCTCTTCCTGGACGAGCGCGGGCCAGTGCACGGCGACGATGCGCGCGGACCGGCCGATAGGAAGCATATCGAGAGTCATGGTGGCGCGGTGCCAGATAACACCCTTAATTGCAACCGGATCGCAATAGCGGAACCAAGGGTTTTCGCAGGGGAAAGGATTTGAAACGATACCTGCCAATCCTCCCTGTCGCGCAGCGATGGGGAGGTGGCGCCGACGAAGTCGGTGACGGAGGGGGCTGTCTGCCCTTACCCCTCCACCACCCGCTGCGCGGGCGGTCCCCCTCCCCATCGCTTCGCGACAGGGAGGATGCCACGGTCAGCGCGCCGGGTAGCGCATCCGGCCGAGCAGGCGGGTCATGCTGAAACGCTCGTCAGGCTTGCGCAGCAGCTGCGACTTGGCCTTCTCGAAGCGCATGATCCCGGCGATGCGGCGGTCGAGGAAGGCGCGCGTCTCGGCCTTGTCCTCGCTGGTGTCACGCGCGAAGGCATGGAGCGTGGCCGCATAGATGCCGCCCAGGATCGCGCGCTTGGTGTAATGGTTGTAGTCGGTCGCGGTATCGCCCGCGAGCCGCCACATGGCATCGGCGCTGCGCCAGCCCAGCCGCGTCGAAGCGGCGATGTTCTGCGGCATCGCCATGATCGTCAGCGCCCGCAGTAGCGCTTCCTCGCGCCCCGCCACGGCCTCCAGCCGCGCCCAGACGAGGCGGCGGATACGCTCGCGGATCGAAAGGTTCGACAACGCGCCCCCTCCGACCGAGGCCGTCATCGTCGCATCGACATGCCCGATCCACGCCGAGATCATCGCCATCGCCCCGTCGCGGAAGGCATAAGCCGCCAGCGCGGGATCGACACCGGCCGACGCGGCAGCCGAGGCGACCGCGTCTGCAGTCCAGCCGTCGAACACGGCGGCATCGGCCACCAGCGGAGCCAGTTGCAGGCGCAGTTCGTCGAGCGAGGCGGCTTCTTGCGTCATTTCCAACGTCCTCAGAAGGTCGGGCCGTATACCGGTTTGGCGGTCTTCGCGCCCTTCTTGCCGTAGGTCTCGATGACCGACATCAGCTGCGCGCTGCCGCCTTCGATCTTGGCATAGTCCCGCGCGCTGCGGCCCGAATTGTCGGAGCGGTCGGGATTGGCACCCGCTTCGAGCAGCGCCTTGGTCAGTTGCAGGTCCTTGCGGTGGACAGCGAAGATCAGCGGCGTCTCGCCCGCGTCGTTCGAGGTGTCAGGGCTGGCCTTCTGATCAAGCAAAAGCTGCGCGCCCTCGCGCCAGCCGAGGTTCACCGCCAGTTCCAGTGCGCTGCGCCCGCGATCGTCGGTGGCATTGACGTTGGCGCCCTTGGCGATGAGGTAGCTGAGCCATGTCAGGTCGCGGCGCGCGGTGACGATGTGCAGCGCGCCCTCGCCGGTGGTGACGTCCTTGGCGTTGATGATCTGGGAGGACTTCATGATCGCCTCCTCGACCTTGTCGCCTTCCTTCTTCTTCACCGCTTCGAGGAACTTGTACCCTTCCGAGAAGTCGGCGCGGGCGGGCGAGGTCATCAGCAGGCTCATCGCGAACACGGGAACAGCCACCTTGAGGACCATGCGAGAAAGGCCCACAACGCGGCGTATCGTCATCTTCAGCACTTCTAACGTCCTTCCACCACAGGTCTTTACGCGCGCCCCGCCATCCGCGCCTTGCATGGAGGCGTCTAGCAGGTCATGAGCGTGGGCGCCATGACATACCTTGCACGTCGTCTCGCTCCCCTTGCACTCGTATTGCTGGCGGGGCTGCCGCTTTCCGCCTGCTCAAAGCAGCCTGCGGTCAAGCGTCCGCCGCTCGAAGGCGCGGCCATCGGCGGGCCGTTCACGCTCGTGGACAAGGACAACAAGCCGGTCACCTGGGACAGCTTCAAGGGCCGCTGGCGAATCGTCTACTTCGGCTACACCTTCTGCCCCGACGTCTGCCCGCTCGACATGCAGGAAACGATGCGCGGCTTCGCCGAATTTGCGAAGCGCGAACCGGCCAAGGCGGCGAAAGTGCAGCCGATCTTCATCACCGTCGATCCGCAGCGCGACACGCCCGAGATCGTCGGCCAGTGGACCTCGGCGTTCGGCCCCAGGCTGCTCGGCCTCACCGGCACCCCGCAGCAGATCGAAAGTGCTGCCAAGGCCTTCGCGATCTACTACAAGAAGGGCTCCGACACGCCCGGCGGCTACCTGATGGATCACGTTCGCATCACCTACCTGTTCGACCCCGATGGCAAGCCGATTGCCATGCTGCCCTCCGACCAGGGCCGCAAGGCGGTCGAGGCCGAGCTTGAAAAGTGGGTGAAGTGAGCGGCCAGAAGCCCTTCTGGGAACTGCCCCTCGACCGCCTGACCCGCGATGAGTGGGAGGCCCTGTGCGACGGCTGCGGCCAATGCTGCCTGCACAAGGTCGAGGACGATGACACCGGCGAGATTTACCACACCAATGTCGCCTGCAAGCTGCTCAACCTCAAGACCGCGCAGTGCAGCGACTATGCCAACCGCCGCAGCTTCGTGCCCGACTGCCTGAAGCTGACGCCCGAGAGCGCGGGCCGCTACGCATGGCTACCGCCGAGCTGCGCCTACCGCCTGCGTGCCGACGGCGACCCGCTGCCCGAATGGCACTACCTCGTCAGCGGCAGCCGGGACACGGTGCACGAGGCGGGCATCTCGGTCGCGGGCAAGGTGATCTCGGAGACGGTGGCCGGGCCGCTCGAACAGCACATCGTCTGGCCCTACGGCGACGAGGATGAGGAGGAGTGGGAGGTCGAGGACGGCAGCGCGCCGTGGGACGTCCTGCCGGAGCAAAAGCGCTGAATGCGATGCTCGACTGGCTGAGGCGCGATCCGCGCGAAGAGCTGGTCGTCGAGGTCGGCGACCGCGCCCTTCCCGTGGTGGTCCGCCACCTCGACCGCGCCCGCCGGATGACCATGCGCCTTGCGCCCGACGGCAGCGAGGTGCGCATCTCCGTCCCCCGCTGGACCCGCACGGCCGAGGCGGTCGCTTTCGCCCAAAGCCGCCGCGACTGGCTGGCGAAGCAGCTCGCCGCCCTCCCCGCCGCCGCGCCGATGGCGGACGGAACAACGATCACCTTCCGGGGCGACGCCCTCGCCGTGGTCCACGACATCACCGCGCCGCGACGCCCGGTCGTCGACGACGGCGAACTGCGCCTCGGCGGCCCTGCCGATTCGCTTGCCCCGCGCGTCCTGCGCTGGCTGCAGACGGAGGCGAAGGACCTCCTCGCCGCCGACCTCGCCGAATATTGCGAGCGCGCCGCCCAGCCCTGCCCCGCCCTCGGCCTGTCGAGCGCGCGGCGGCGCTGGGGTTCCTGCGCGCATGACGGGACGATCCGGATCAACTGGCGGCTCATCATGGCGCCCGATCCGGTGCGCCGCTCGGTGGTCGCACACGAGGTTGCCCACCTCGTCCACTTCGATCACTCGCCCGCGTTCCATCATGTCCTCAAGACGATCTTCGAGGGGTCGATTCATGAGGCCAATCGATGGCTGAAGGCGCATGGCCGGTCGCTCTATGTGCCGTTTGGGTAGCGTTGGGTGCCGTTAGGGCCTACATGAGTGCCATGTTGAAGCGCAGTGGAATCTGGAAAGACGCAAACCCGACCGGGATGGTCGCGGATTTCAAGCTGGTCTGGAAGCAGGCCGGACACAACCGCTGGCGCATCGCAGCGGTGTCGGCCGCCTGCACTTTCGGCGTTTTCTATCTGATGTTTACGCAGGAAGGCAGCGCCCCGCACCCGCCGCCGAAGGTCACCTGGATCTCCGTCCTCAAGGAACACCGCACCGACGCCGAGATCGAGGCGGAGAACCTCGCCAACCAGAAGGCCAAAGAAGCCTACGCCCGCGAAATAGCGCGCCGCGACAAGGACGTACGCGAACTCTACAAGACGATCGGCCGCTATTCCGGCATGGACGTCGACAAGATCGCGCGCGAAGCCGACGCCGAGGAAGCCGCCAAGGCCAAGGCCGATCGCGAGCGGATCGAACAGAATCTGAAGGCAGGCGGCATCGCCAACCCCAAGCTGGCACCGGACGCCGCCCAGCAGTGAACGACAGGGGGGGGAGCGAAGACGCGCGCTGGCTCGCCGCCGCCGCGGCCCTCGCCGCGCGCGCCCGTCCGCTCAGCAGGCCGAATCCGGGCGTCGGCGCGATCATCGTGAAGGCCGGCCGCGTGATCGCGCGCGGCTGGACGCAAGCCGGCGGCCGCCCTCACGCCGAAGCGATGGCGCTCGCCGCCGCCGGAGAGGCCGCGCGCGGGGGCACCAT carries:
- a CDS encoding TonB-dependent receptor plug domain-containing protein; the protein is MLRSFAARALGGVSAIAFFVAAPAHAQDAAATDKNTQAGEFLGTIDIGESTRAIQTDTATPITVIDRKEIEDRQASTIAELLDSVPGVTLINGSTPIGSGINIRGFGANGTYGTDQKVAFVVDGATTGSEEIYRVGTQLFTDPLLYKHAQVIRGTVGSFEWGSGIIGGVVLLETNDAATVLHGKTGITASQTVSGQTNGNGFATSTTVAAMPTEQFEFLANYTWRTQSTQQDGHGDDIGNSSFKLPSFLVKGAFHFGADNAHTIAASFNQTTTSDRDVPYDSFGTTAGVFGNVDRDTKSQVLTVSYAYKPVDNDAVNLQLLYTYANQEIDQSAVGVAISPVLNADHRYETSKITLKNAALFSTGPIHHNLHFGVEYIHKKRADASSAPGGTDNRMAAFAVDEIGLFKGFTLSPAIRWETSNVKSNRTGTPVSYNNTAWMGGVSARYELPFGLAAFGSWARTRNLPIIDDLDNATYMNQPEKSRTWEAGGSFDRTDLLGKGDHLAIKVNYYDTELTDNTAYSGVREVYLDGFEIEASYATASGIYFDFNATIPDGQRLRTTGVIDDWTNLPQKTYMLSAGKRFGKLLDVRWETTLAEDLDINGTEHKGFDVHNLRATITPSGGIFENVALRLSVENIFDTYYQSALSTRPAVGRNFKAALSKMF
- the ssb gene encoding single-stranded DNA-binding protein, producing MAGSVNKVIIVGNLGADPEVKSFQNGGRIANLRIATSESWKDRATGERKERTEWHSVVLQSDGLVGVAERFLRKGSKVYIEGQLRTRKWQDQNGNDRYTTEVSVGGVGGVLTMLDGAPGGGSGGQRSGGGGWSEGGSSGGGFGGGQRSGGASRGGDEWGGGSSGGSSGGSEWGRTGGSSGGSSGGSGGGFGDDLDDDIPF
- the feoB gene encoding ferrous iron transporter B, with the translated sequence MSRQRKVALVGNPNAGKSALFNALTGARQKIANYPGVTVERKSGRFVLPTGEPVEMTDLPGAYGLDPTSPDEEVTAKVIAGHFPGEAAPDVLVVVLDASNLEQHLVFAQELLALGKPTVVALNMVDLAERDGLVLDAAVLAEELGVPVIPTVAVRRRGLAELGEAIANAGERHPGPGLTALGQTERRVAAHAMADAAILSESKRHRLHAKLDQLLLNPWVGPVILLAILFVVFQAVFAWATPFADALDAGVSALHDGVKAALPPSLLRDLLTDGVIAGVGSVIVFLPQIVILFAFILAMEASGYMARAAFLMDRMMASVGLSGRSFIPLLSSFACAIPGIMATRSITDPKDRLTTILIAPLMTCSARLPVYAVIIAAFIPHTSVWGGIGLQGLVLFTLYVVGVVGAMAVALALRSSMTKGAASGFIMELPKYQMPRLKDMAIGLWQRAWIFLRRAGTIIFMVTVVLWVMLNFPKAGPGESQVDASIAGKVANGLAFVVEPIGFNRDMALALIPAMAAREVAVSSLATTYAVDAGDNEDEQALELGDQLKRRWTLPMALAFLAWFVFAPQCMSTIAVTRRETNGWKWPTFMLAYLFGLAYIAAGATYWVAVAAGL
- a CDS encoding FeoA family protein — encoded protein: MTLDMLPIGRSARIVAVHWPALVQEEARRLRALGLEEGARIAVSHRGILGGRDPIAITVGRMTVAVRRAHAAAMEVEEL
- a CDS encoding COQ9 family protein → MTQEAASLDELRLQLAPLVADAAVFDGWTADAVASAAASAGVDPALAAYAFRDGAMAMISAWIGHVDATMTASVGGGALSNLSIRERIRRLVWARLEAVAGREEALLRALTIMAMPQNIAASTRLGWRSADAMWRLAGDTATDYNHYTKRAILGGIYAATLHAFARDTSEDKAETRAFLDRRIAGIMRFEKAKSQLLRKPDERFSMTRLLGRMRYPAR
- a CDS encoding ankyrin repeat domain-containing protein, which encodes MLKMTIRRVVGLSRMVLKVAVPVFAMSLLMTSPARADFSEGYKFLEAVKKKEGDKVEEAIMKSSQIINAKDVTTGEGALHIVTARRDLTWLSYLIAKGANVNATDDRGRSALELAVNLGWREGAQLLLDQKASPDTSNDAGETPLIFAVHRKDLQLTKALLEAGANPDRSDNSGRSARDYAKIEGGSAQLMSVIETYGKKGAKTAKPVYGPTF
- a CDS encoding SCO family protein, whose amino-acid sequence is MSVGAMTYLARRLAPLALVLLAGLPLSACSKQPAVKRPPLEGAAIGGPFTLVDKDNKPVTWDSFKGRWRIVYFGYTFCPDVCPLDMQETMRGFAEFAKREPAKAAKVQPIFITVDPQRDTPEIVGQWTSAFGPRLLGLTGTPQQIESAAKAFAIYYKKGSDTPGGYLMDHVRITYLFDPDGKPIAMLPSDQGRKAVEAELEKWVK
- a CDS encoding YcgN family cysteine cluster protein — protein: MGEVSGQKPFWELPLDRLTRDEWEALCDGCGQCCLHKVEDDDTGEIYHTNVACKLLNLKTAQCSDYANRRSFVPDCLKLTPESAGRYAWLPPSCAYRLRADGDPLPEWHYLVSGSRDTVHEAGISVAGKVISETVAGPLEQHIVWPYGDEDEEEWEVEDGSAPWDVLPEQKR
- a CDS encoding M48 family metallopeptidase, encoding MLDWLRRDPREELVVEVGDRALPVVVRHLDRARRMTMRLAPDGSEVRISVPRWTRTAEAVAFAQSRRDWLAKQLAALPAAAPMADGTTITFRGDALAVVHDITAPRRPVVDDGELRLGGPADSLAPRVLRWLQTEAKDLLAADLAEYCERAAQPCPALGLSSARRRWGSCAHDGTIRINWRLIMAPDPVRRSVVAHEVAHLVHFDHSPAFHHVLKTIFEGSIHEANRWLKAHGRSLYVPFG